In Vibrio sp. STUT-A11, a genomic segment contains:
- the rpsM gene encoding 30S ribosomal protein S13, with the protein MARIAGINIPDQKHAVIALTAIFGIGKTRSQAILAEVGIAENVKISELTEEQIDQLRDGVAKYTVEGDLRREVSMNIKRLMDLGCYRGLRHRRSLPLRGQRTKTNARTRKGPRKPIKK; encoded by the coding sequence ATGGCCCGTATAGCAGGCATTAACATTCCTGATCAGAAGCATGCTGTAATCGCACTAACTGCGATTTTCGGCATCGGTAAAACTCGTTCTCAAGCTATTCTAGCTGAAGTGGGTATTGCTGAAAATGTTAAGATCAGTGAACTAACTGAAGAGCAGATCGATCAACTGCGTGATGGTGTAGCTAAATACACTGTAGAAGGTGATCTACGTCGTGAAGTATCAATGAACATCAAGCGTCTTATGGACCTTGGTTGTTACCGTGGTCTTCGTCATCGTCGCAGTCTACCACTACGTGGACAGCGTACTAAAACCAATGCTCGCACCCGTAAGGGTCCGCGTAAGCCGATCAAGAAATAA